The proteins below are encoded in one region of Bacillus sp. 2205SS5-2:
- a CDS encoding LVIVD repeat-containing protein has protein sequence MMQLNPFQDGQEPICIHVHKVYDWIINEADFTLPLGNTTISFPGLPAGADLSGVTTTCEVLPDPTNPFQIVSREDRTVIIDGEEVTLQWVTIQKNVMITFMIMLADGTVFRSGNTEEQYLYVANSDDSTIEIYNISDPTAPVREGQFGGGDLDEPFGLAITGSILYVSNRDDSTVEIYDISNPTAPVREGQFGDGDLDQPVSLAITGSILYVSNINDNTIEIYDISDPIVPVREGQFGAVDLDEPSGLAITGSILYVSNNGDNTIEIYDISDPTAPVQEDQFGAVDLSGPTGLEITGSILYVSNLSDNTIEIYDISDPIVPVREDQFGTGDLSGPTGLEITGSILYVSNSSDGTIEIYDISDPTVPVRESQFGAGDLNIPVGLAITGVSGPQRFSLFEQVVLCAPTGTNIDITYTQRECFLVSTGTLTESPGGGQITFSNVIIKLTLCQSIQSTFPVAVELEADFCQPRDVLPQTCPSPVRPPQCPIVFPEFPPSSS, from the coding sequence ATGATGCAACTCAATCCTTTTCAAGATGGACAAGAACCCATTTGTATACATGTTCACAAGGTGTATGACTGGATCATCAATGAAGCTGATTTCACGTTACCATTAGGGAATACAACGATTTCTTTCCCTGGATTACCTGCTGGAGCAGACTTATCAGGAGTAACGACTACATGTGAGGTACTACCTGATCCCACGAATCCCTTTCAGATCGTGAGTAGGGAAGATCGTACGGTTATCATTGATGGGGAAGAAGTAACGCTACAATGGGTAACGATTCAAAAGAATGTAATGATTACGTTCATGATTATGTTGGCCGATGGAACGGTCTTTAGAAGTGGCAATACAGAGGAACAGTATTTGTATGTGGCAAATAGTGACGATAGTACTATCGAAATCTATAATATTTCCGATCCAACAGCGCCTGTACGAGAAGGCCAGTTCGGGGGTGGAGATTTAGATGAGCCATTTGGTTTAGCCATCACCGGTTCTATTCTCTATGTAAGTAATAGAGACGATTCCACCGTTGAAATCTATGATATATCCAATCCAACAGCACCTGTACGAGAGGGGCAGTTTGGAGATGGAGATTTAGATCAACCAGTAAGTTTAGCCATCACCGGTTCCATTCTCTATGTAAGTAATATAAATGATAACACCATCGAAATCTATGATATTTCCGATCCAATAGTGCCTGTGCGAGAGGGGCAGTTTGGAGCTGTAGATTTAGATGAGCCATCAGGCTTAGCCATCACCGGTTCTATTCTCTATGTAAGTAATAACGGCGATAACACCATCGAAATCTATGACATTTCCGATCCAACAGCGCCTGTACAAGAGGATCAGTTTGGAGCTGTAGATTTATCTGGGCCAACAGGTTTAGAAATTACAGGTTCGATCCTCTATGTAAGTAATTTAAGCGATAACACCATCGAAATCTATGACATTTCTGATCCAATAGTACCTGTACGAGAGGATCAGTTTGGAACCGGGGATTTATCTGGGCCAACAGGTTTAGAAATTACAGGTTCGATCCTCTATGTAAGTAATTCTTCTGATGGTACCATTGAAATCTATGATATATCCGATCCAACAGTACCTGTACGAGAGAGTCAGTTTGGAGCTGGGGATTTAAATATACCAGTAGGTCTAGCCATCACAGGTGTTAGTGGTCCTCAACGATTTTCTCTCTTTGAGCAAGTCGTATTATGTGCGCCTACTGGAACCAACATTGATATCACTTATACTCAACGAGAGTGTTTTCTCGTGAGCACGGGCACTCTTACTGAATCTCCAGGGGGCGGACAAATCACATTCTCTAATGTAATCATTAAGCTGACCCTTTGCCAAAGTATTCAGTCTACATTCCCTGTAGCCGTAGAATTAGAAGCCGACTTCTGTCAACCTAGAGACGTTTTACCACAAACTTGTCCATCACCCGTTAGACCACCACAGTGTCCCATAGTATTTCCAGAATTCCCACCTTCCTCATCATAG
- a CDS encoding cell wall-binding repeat-containing protein, with the protein MKFYKLLSSLLVIAMFSSTNVAFGNGSEADYGQCEMTISINNVGFENGVSPNNFCEPVIVGYFGAGNFHLSGLYNGTVEYSGQTFEISNPFSPNIHEMLTFYIVGADGEEVGDYIRFSGKTRLDTAIEVSKQGWPKGLKYPHEKSVILARADNPVDALAGSGLSGAKDAPILLTYPSRIDQSVLNEISRLKTDKIYLLGGTSAISTTVEKKLLKLGYDVERVAGATRFDTAANINKIVSRVNFTNTNAIIVNGYTVADALSASAHASLVAEPIYLANSDELPVNLPDTITSVDIYGGKAVISEKLSAQLESKGITVNRIAGSNRYATSVAAAQHLSDSRFNYILVRGESTSTTKQDYPDAVVASGLSHQFGAQIVLIHPTETRQEVKDYLKNKSGRVFVLGGDNAISEDVLVNLELGVTE; encoded by the coding sequence ATGAAATTCTATAAATTATTAAGTAGCTTGCTTGTAATAGCTATGTTTAGTTCGACAAACGTAGCTTTTGGTAATGGAAGTGAAGCTGATTATGGGCAATGTGAGATGACGATTAGTATCAATAATGTAGGTTTTGAAAATGGTGTAAGTCCGAATAACTTTTGTGAACCAGTTATTGTGGGATATTTCGGAGCAGGTAACTTTCATTTGAGTGGCCTTTATAACGGAACGGTGGAATATAGTGGACAGACCTTTGAAATTTCTAATCCATTTTCACCAAACATCCATGAAATGTTAACGTTCTATATAGTTGGGGCTGATGGAGAAGAAGTAGGAGATTATATTCGCTTTTCTGGGAAAACAAGATTAGATACTGCGATAGAAGTGTCTAAACAAGGGTGGCCGAAAGGGTTGAAATATCCTCATGAAAAATCTGTCATTCTTGCAAGAGCTGACAATCCTGTCGATGCTTTAGCAGGATCTGGTTTATCAGGTGCTAAAGATGCTCCAATACTATTAACCTATCCATCGAGAATAGATCAATCTGTACTCAATGAAATTAGTAGACTAAAAACTGATAAAATTTATTTGCTTGGTGGAACTTCAGCGATAAGTACCACAGTTGAAAAAAAATTACTGAAACTAGGATACGATGTAGAGCGTGTAGCAGGGGCTACTCGTTTTGATACTGCTGCTAATATCAACAAAATTGTTTCAAGAGTCAATTTTACCAATACGAACGCAATTATTGTGAACGGGTATACTGTGGCAGATGCTCTTTCGGCTTCTGCTCATGCTTCTCTTGTAGCAGAACCAATTTATTTAGCAAATAGCGACGAATTACCTGTTAATCTACCTGATACCATTACTTCTGTCGATATTTATGGAGGGAAAGCTGTAATATCAGAAAAGCTCTCAGCTCAATTAGAATCAAAAGGGATTACTGTGAATCGCATTGCAGGATCAAATCGATACGCGACGAGTGTTGCTGCAGCTCAGCATTTATCTGATTCTAGATTTAATTATATTTTGGTTCGTGGTGAGTCTACCTCTACTACCAAACAAGACTATCCGGATGCGGTAGTCGCTTCCGGTTTATCTCACCAATTTGGAGCGCAGATAGTATTGATACACCCAACGGAAACACGTCAAGAAGTGAAAGATTATTTAAAAAACAAGAGTGGGCGAGTCTTTGTATTAGGAGGTGATAATGCGATTTCGGAAGATGTGCTCGTTAATTTAGAACTTGGAGTAACAGAATGA
- a CDS encoding alpha/beta fold hydrolase — protein MKKTILTVSLSVSMLFIGTNTTASAKPHEDFSSKVDVGKVDLFVNVQGSENRDMHEPAVVFESGYGDDSSNWNGLQAEISEVTQTLSYDRVGLGQSGNGEMPKDAEHHAKQLHKAIKKSKIKAPYVIVAHSIGGINARVYAEKFGDELDGIVFIDSSHESQEELMIEPYLPEEMKEFYYEQFTAEGDYETVMNSFQQALDSRESDPLRTIPITVLSATEHGLGNEAEQVWAMLQQDIASLSDHNTHITVEGAGHYIHLDQPKLVIDEIVKMID, from the coding sequence ATGAAGAAAACAATATTAACCGTATCTTTATCCGTCTCCATGCTATTCATCGGTACTAACACTACTGCATCCGCTAAACCACACGAAGATTTCTCTAGTAAGGTGGATGTTGGAAAGGTGGACCTTTTTGTAAATGTCCAAGGATCTGAGAATCGAGATATGCATGAACCTGCTGTCGTTTTTGAGAGCGGCTATGGAGATGACTCTAGTAATTGGAATGGACTTCAAGCGGAAATATCTGAAGTAACCCAAACCCTCTCTTATGACCGAGTAGGGTTAGGTCAAAGTGGTAATGGTGAAATGCCAAAGGACGCTGAACATCATGCAAAGCAACTTCATAAAGCGATTAAAAAATCAAAAATTAAGGCACCTTATGTAATTGTTGCCCATTCCATTGGAGGAATCAATGCTCGTGTATATGCAGAAAAATTTGGAGACGAGTTAGATGGAATAGTATTCATTGACAGTTCACATGAAAGTCAAGAGGAGCTAATGATTGAACCTTATTTACCAGAAGAAATGAAAGAATTTTATTATGAACAGTTTACAGCCGAAGGAGACTATGAAACTGTTATGAATAGTTTTCAACAAGCTTTAGACTCCCGAGAATCAGATCCATTACGTACCATTCCGATTACCGTCCTATCAGCTACAGAACATGGTTTAGGCAACGAAGCGGAACAAGTTTGGGCTATGCTACAACAAGATATTGCTTCATTATCTGACCATAATACTCACATTACAGTCGAAGGTGCTGGTCACTATATTCATTTAGATCAACCTAAATTGGTTATTGATGAAATAGTGAAAATGATTGATTGA
- a CDS encoding thioredoxin family protein: MKKILIFSSVVITLFIGIAAINFYKNAKAIEDNPYNKSNLHPETVKLLDDPNYQNLILPEELENKLSKDDVVTVYFYSPLCTYCVKMTPMISPFAKEIGVDLVQYNIYEFKEGWDKYKIDSTPTIVHYENGKEVARIVGGQPKEKLKKFFDTNLLN, translated from the coding sequence ATGAAAAAAATATTAATTTTTTCGAGCGTAGTTATAACATTATTTATAGGAATTGCTGCAATTAATTTTTATAAAAATGCTAAAGCAATAGAGGATAATCCATATAATAAATCAAATCTTCATCCTGAGACTGTTAAATTACTTGATGATCCAAACTATCAAAATTTAATTTTGCCAGAAGAGCTAGAAAACAAATTATCTAAAGATGATGTAGTTACGGTGTATTTTTATAGTCCACTATGCACTTATTGTGTAAAAATGACTCCCATGATTTCTCCTTTTGCGAAGGAAATAGGTGTAGATTTAGTTCAATACAATATATATGAATTTAAAGAAGGATGGGATAAATATAAAATTGATTCTACACCAACAATAGTTCATTATGAAAATGGAAAAGAGGTAGCTAGAATTGTTGGTGGACAACCAAAAGAAAAATTAAAAAAATTCTTTGATACAAATCTACTAAATTAA
- a CDS encoding disulfide oxidoreductase, with product MNKKEENILFYSWVFAFLGTIGSLYFSVIRGYVPCELCWYQRIFMYPMSVILFISIWKKDTSVWIYSLILSGIGIILSSFHYSIQKLAFFTNSIPSCGETPCSGEYINWLGFVTIPFLSLTTFVIIFICSLWIKKLRKEEPQ from the coding sequence ATGAACAAAAAGGAAGAAAATATTTTATTCTATTCTTGGGTATTTGCTTTTTTAGGGACGATAGGATCTCTTTATTTTTCTGTGATAAGAGGTTATGTTCCATGTGAGTTATGTTGGTATCAAAGAATCTTCATGTACCCAATGTCTGTTATTTTATTTATTTCTATTTGGAAAAAAGACACAAGTGTTTGGATTTACTCTTTAATACTATCTGGAATTGGAATAATACTTTCATCTTTTCATTATTCTATTCAAAAACTTGCTTTTTTTACAAATAGTATTCCATCTTGCGGCGAAACTCCTTGTTCAGGTGAATATATTAATTGGTTAGGATTTGTAACAATTCCATTTTTATCATTAACTACTTTTGTTATAATTTTCATTTGTAGTTTATGGATTAAAAAATTAAGAAAGGAAGAACCTCAATGA
- the tnpB gene encoding IS66 family insertion sequence element accessory protein TnpB (TnpB, as the term is used for proteins encoded by IS66 family insertion elements, is considered an accessory protein, since TnpC, encoded by a neighboring gene, is a DDE family transposase.): protein MFRVLRHVWSVKDNLIIRVYLAQRSTDLGKSIEGLAAIVQETFELNPFSSCLFVFCNRQRDKIKILHWELNGFCLYYRRLEKRNFPWSESSSTSPQVITHRQFR from the coding sequence GTGTTTAGGGTGCTGAGACACGTGTGGTCAGTCAAAGACAATTTGATCATACGTGTATATCTTGCACAAAGGAGTACCGATCTAGGGAAATCAATTGAGGGCCTTGCAGCCATTGTTCAAGAAACATTCGAATTGAATCCCTTTTCCTCGTGTCTCTTTGTTTTCTGTAATCGTCAACGAGACAAGATTAAAATACTCCACTGGGAGCTCAATGGGTTCTGTCTCTATTACCGCCGATTAGAAAAGCGTAACTTCCCATGGTCTGAATCCTCTTCCACTTCTCCGCAAGTCATTACTCACCGGCAATTTCGTTGA
- the tnpA gene encoding IS66 family insertion sequence element accessory protein TnpA, which yields MDRKTKYQVWKKRMEDYEINGQSILDWVSSYRGGLTIHQFYYWRKKFESENKRIDQNTKNSWTSFEVETFSTT from the coding sequence ATGGATCGAAAAACAAAATATCAGGTCTGGAAAAAACGAATGGAAGACTATGAAATTAATGGTCAATCCATTTTAGATTGGGTATCTAGTTACAGGGGTGGGCTCACGATTCATCAGTTCTATTACTGGAGAAAGAAATTTGAATCCGAGAATAAACGAATAGACCAGAACACCAAAAATAGTTGGACATCGTTTGAAGTCGAAACTTTCTCAACTACCTGA
- a CDS encoding ABC transporter ATP-binding protein gives MLKIENISFSYDKKTPVLDKLNLEVDKGDFLALIGPNGCGKTTLIKLICDLLERQCGTIKLDGADNNFLKVKQEILYLPSDDVLPEFLTGREYINLMLDLYSVPIHSENLIRLTNYYSFEAAMDVLMEEYSNGMKKKVQLIAAMLINPKVLIIDETLNGMDVESREVTKLLLMNFSGAENIILMCSHDLHLLEEMCNKVVMLYGGKIHTQEYIDNVNKTTNLLSIFRGIMNHEDLKNEIILSDI, from the coding sequence ATGTTAAAAATAGAAAATATATCTTTTTCATATGATAAGAAGACTCCTGTCTTAGATAAACTAAATCTAGAAGTTGATAAAGGTGATTTTCTTGCTTTGATTGGACCCAATGGTTGCGGGAAAACAACCTTGATTAAACTTATTTGTGATCTCCTTGAAAGGCAATGTGGCACAATCAAGCTAGATGGGGCAGACAACAATTTTCTCAAAGTGAAGCAAGAGATATTGTATCTACCTAGTGATGATGTCTTACCAGAGTTCCTCACCGGACGTGAGTACATCAACCTTATGCTTGATTTGTATTCAGTACCAATCCATTCAGAGAATCTCATTCGATTAACTAACTATTATTCATTTGAAGCAGCAATGGATGTCTTAATGGAGGAATATTCAAATGGAATGAAGAAGAAAGTGCAGCTAATCGCGGCTATGTTAATCAACCCCAAAGTACTTATTATTGATGAAACGTTAAACGGAATGGACGTTGAATCTCGTGAAGTCACAAAACTATTGTTAATGAATTTCTCTGGTGCTGAGAATATCATACTAATGTGTTCACACGACCTTCATCTGTTGGAAGAGATGTGTAATAAAGTAGTAATGTTATATGGTGGGAAAATACATACTCAAGAATACATAGATAATGTTAATAAAACTACTAATCTTCTTTCTATTTTTAGAGGGATAATGAATCATGAAGATTTAAAGAATGAGATCATCTTAAGTGACATATAA
- a CDS encoding metalloprotease family protein gives MVSTFPVQKLSFILLTRLILGYYKKVLLTSIFVTSIPFLIHPTLTLAKLTLQFYVIFFCGLLLSYVVHEYLHIQCLKRNRRGGEVQVEFSFMKISLYPKFQLSKKEMIRVALLPALLLPIVGLLMISIGKWTEQTFLILTGYIYIFHVINIIPPLGDGMMLIKALLIKKTTIERRWKT, from the coding sequence ATGGTTTCTACTTTCCCTGTGCAAAAGTTGTCATTCATACTTTTGACACGTTTGATTTTAGGATATTACAAAAAGGTGCTGCTAACATCCATTTTTGTAACATCAATCCCGTTCTTAATTCATCCAACCCTCACTTTGGCAAAGTTGACTTTGCAGTTTTATGTAATTTTTTTCTGTGGGCTATTGTTGTCATATGTAGTTCACGAATACTTGCATATTCAATGTCTTAAAAGAAACAGAAGAGGAGGGGAAGTTCAAGTAGAATTCTCATTTATGAAGATCTCACTTTATCCAAAATTTCAATTGTCAAAAAAAGAGATGATTAGGGTAGCCTTGTTGCCAGCACTTTTGTTACCAATTGTAGGTCTCCTTATGATATCTATCGGAAAATGGACAGAACAAACATTTCTAATCCTAACAGGCTATATTTATATCTTTCACGTTATTAACATCATTCCTCCACTTGGTGATGGAATGATGTTAATAAAAGCTTTGCTTATTAAGAAAACGACTATTGAAAGGAGGTGGAAAACATGA
- a CDS encoding helix-turn-helix transcriptional regulator: MKNRVKEYRARYNYSQEKLASLIKVSRQTIGFIEKNKMLPSTLLALKLAKVFDCSVEDLFFLEEGHDGL, translated from the coding sequence ATGAAAAATCGGGTTAAGGAATATCGGGCAAGATACAACTATTCACAAGAAAAACTTGCTTCATTAATTAAAGTATCAAGACAGACGATAGGGTTTATTGAGAAAAACAAGATGCTTCCCTCGACTTTGCTCGCATTAAAGCTGGCGAAAGTTTTTGATTGCAGTGTTGAGGATTTATTCTTTCTTGAGGAGGGTCATGACGGATTATGA
- a CDS encoding IS3 family transposase yields MSKIKFSAKEIKTLQKNPNVQRSSMKSITYTDAFKKKFLDDYLTGKLPRQIFTENGFDTDMIGIKRIEQSAYRWKKSYEKNGLIGLTDSRKMASGRPIKRELTPIEVIERQNARIKLLEGQVELLKKLETTERRLLNARETLNTSKVYQLIHEIINRNEFKRMTRYFCDLLEVSRSGYYSYLKATTNREAREKLDLEVKKLILMAFNRRGYKKGSRSIKMILENEYDLIFSRKKIQRIMKKYGIVCPHRKPNPYKKIAKATKEHQVVPNKLNREFKQGVPGKVLLTDITYLPYNGNRMAYLSTVKDASTNEILAYHVSDRITLDVATQTLHKLKNNKKVILPEEAFIHSDQGSHYTSPRFQKLLKKYGLGQSMSRRGNCWDNAPQESFFGHLKDEVDYKSARTLKELKSKINHYMVYYNNYRYQWNLKKMTPIQYRNHLLAA; encoded by the coding sequence ATGAGTAAAATAAAATTTTCAGCTAAAGAGATAAAAACACTTCAAAAGAATCCAAATGTACAGCGCTCTAGCATGAAATCTATTACCTATACAGATGCATTTAAAAAGAAGTTCTTGGATGACTATCTAACCGGAAAATTACCTCGACAGATATTTACGGAGAATGGCTTCGACACGGATATGATTGGAATTAAACGAATTGAACAATCAGCTTACCGTTGGAAGAAATCGTATGAAAAGAATGGGCTGATTGGGCTGACAGATTCCAGGAAAATGGCTTCCGGAAGGCCGATAAAGCGGGAACTTACACCAATCGAAGTAATTGAAAGACAGAATGCAAGAATCAAGCTTCTAGAGGGACAGGTGGAACTGTTAAAAAAGCTAGAAACGACAGAAAGGAGGCTACTAAACGCAAGAGAAACACTAAATACGAGTAAAGTATATCAGTTGATCCATGAGATAATTAATCGGAATGAATTTAAGAGGATGACCAGGTATTTTTGTGATCTTTTAGAGGTTTCTCGTTCTGGATATTATAGCTACCTAAAGGCAACAACCAACCGGGAAGCCAGGGAGAAGTTGGATTTGGAAGTAAAGAAACTCATCCTAATGGCGTTTAACCGCCGGGGATATAAAAAAGGTTCACGCTCCATAAAGATGATCCTCGAGAATGAGTATGATCTGATCTTTAGCCGTAAAAAGATACAAAGAATCATGAAGAAATATGGAATTGTGTGTCCTCATAGGAAGCCGAATCCTTACAAAAAAATCGCTAAGGCAACAAAGGAGCACCAGGTCGTCCCGAACAAATTAAACAGGGAATTTAAGCAAGGAGTCCCGGGGAAAGTGTTACTGACAGATATCACTTATTTACCATATAATGGCAATCGTATGGCTTATTTGTCGACCGTAAAAGACGCATCCACCAATGAAATACTAGCTTACCATGTATCTGATCGTATCACTTTGGACGTCGCAACCCAGACCCTTCATAAATTGAAGAACAACAAAAAAGTTATCCTTCCTGAAGAAGCCTTTATCCACTCAGACCAAGGAAGCCATTACACAAGCCCACGATTCCAGAAGCTATTAAAAAAATATGGCTTAGGGCAGTCCATGTCGCGAAGAGGGAACTGTTGGGATAATGCCCCTCAGGAGTCATTCTTTGGCCATCTGAAGGATGAGGTCGATTATAAATCGGCAAGAACATTGAAGGAACTGAAGTCAAAAATAAATCATTACATGGTTTACTATAACAATTATCGTTATCAATGGAATCTAAAAAAGATGACCCCTATTCAATATAGGAATCATCTTTTAGCTGCTTAA